The Ipomoea triloba cultivar NCNSP0323 chromosome 4, ASM357664v1 DNA segment AACGCGATGGATTAGAATGGAGTATGATTTCATTTCAAAGGTTGAAATTCAATAAATGGGATATTTTGGGCGGTTTGATAGATGAAAATTTGATTGGAAATGGAGGATCAGGAAAAGTGTATAGAGTGATCACCAAGAAAGGCCAAAAGGTTGCTGTTAAAAGTATAAGGCATGAACAAAAGGAAAGGCAGGGATTAATGGAGAAACAATTCCTAGCAGAGGTTAAGATCCTTGGGGGAATTTGGCACAACAACATAGTGAAATTGCTATGTTGCATCAGAGGAAAGACTACAAAGCTTATTGTGTATGAATACATGGACAAACAATGCCTCCACAAATGGTTGCATGGGAAGAAGAGAGGCTTAATTACTCAAGTCTTGCAGTGGGAGAGAAGGCTAAAAATTGCCATTGGAGCTGCACAAGGCCTCTGCTATTTGCATCACAGTTGCAGTCCACCCATTGTTCATAGAGATATAAAGTCTAGTAACATACTCGTCGACTCTGACTTCAATGCACGGATTGTAGACTTTGGACTAGCAAAGATGATGGCGAGTGAAGGAGATCCAGAAACAGCATATGCTATTGTGGGAACCTTTGGTTACATTGCCCccggtacatttttttttatatcttcaTCATTTCAATTCCCACTGAGTTTTATACTTACAAAATCACATATATCATGAGAATGCAGAATATGGTAATACAAGAAAAGTGGATGCGAAGAGCGACATCTACAGCTTTGGCGTAGTACTCTTGGAATTGACAACTGGAAGAGAAGCCGTGACTCGAAATGAGGATATGAACTTGGCACAATGGGCACACAAACACCTAAGAGAAGGAAACTCAGCTGCAGATGCCCTAGATGAGGAGATCAAGGACCCACGTTATCTGGAGGCAATGATCACTGTTTTCAAATTAGGCCTTGCGTGTACATTGAGTTCCCCATCAAGCAGGCCGTCCATGAAAGATATTTCACAGATTCTTCAAAGATGCAGCGAAAACAGTCATATGTCCACAGAAAGTTGAATAGCTGATagacaatataatatttaaactttGCTTTTGAATGGATTTGTCCCATTACGAAATATTGGCAATGGTTTGTTTAAAGTGATTATTGTACTCACAGTGCAATTATGCAGGATCAACCATAATTCATAATGCAAGCATGCAACTCCACCGTGCGCttagtaaaaaataaatctcaGTGGCTCACTCGCTTCTGCCTCAAAATCCCAATGCGCTGCTTCTTTGAGGTACATAAATTATCAGGAAAATTTTGGGAATTGAGTTTTAGGAACTTGTCATATTTGGGACCTTCTGCCAATGCCTTTTCTGAAAAATTTCCTTCATTTCAAGGCTGCTCTAGTTTACAACATCTTGATTTATCATCCAACAACTTCAGTGGTAATATTGTTGCCTCCCTTTCTTCACGCTCCAACCTCAATCTTTCCAACAATAAACTCTCTGGTAAGTTACCTGTTGAAACCATACTAAATCCAACCATCTCAGCTAGTATGTCCCATGTAATATACTCAGTAACTTAAGCCGGTAATTTCCTccataatattgtttttaactTTGGATGGCCGGCTCGTTTGAATATACAAGAACATAAAACAAATAAAGTCGGATTTTCATGTATGTTTAATTCAACTTAGTTTGAATTGTTCCAGGTCTAAATATTTGACACCTAAATTAAAAGTATCCGTCCAAAGTGAATTTTGGTGTAGTGTGTAGATATGGACAGGGCAGATGGAGTtgctaaatattattatatttaggaTAATCCAAAATTGAGTTCAGATTAAGCAACAATATAATAGACCAAGTCAGCCTCTTTCAGTAAAGGAAGTGAGTGATGAGCAGCAAGCAATATAATAGAATAGGAAGACCAATCTAAGCTAAGGATCCTAATTCTCATCaccattatattaattattaagagcTTAGAAGCACATACTTGTTTGAAAATGCTGCATCCTCATCATCATGCCTTGATGTTCTTCTTCATCATTCTCCTTTTCTCCTCCCTAAATTATTCACAATCTTTAATTGAGTATTGGGGATATTCATTTTCACTTGAGCAGTGGAACTCCACTTCCTCCCCTGTGACTGGCCTTATATTTCATGCAACTTCAATGGAAGTGTCACTAGGATATATCTCGACGACAGGGGCCTCGAAGGGTCATTCCCCTCAAAAATTAAATGCCAGCTCAACAGCCTTTCTTCAATCTATCTCAGAACTAATTATCTATGAGGAACTATACCAGTTGGCCTCTCCAGTTGCTCAAAGCTTGAAGattagggggaaaaagtgctattttcccttatatcaaataatatattgcaTCTAAAAATAGTCACATTAACTATTACAAATGTAAAACTTTGAGTGAATCAAATCAtctattatcatcatcatttctttttcttgataGGTCTCTCCATATATAAATTAAGTccttcaaaaaattatatagaatttcaacaataaatatatttcacACAACAAACCCAAACAAATGTCACTCCGTGTAAGAAATCAAGCCAAACTCAAGTtctaaagaaaattattaaaaaaaaaaaagaaaaaaaaaaaagagagagtaTTGATAGATGTAttctctaaattaaagaacaaaaaattgaggaataaaataaataaaagatacacaatttacctttacaaaattcacaatttattATAACCTTgtattgtattcacaaattctcaaaaacttataaatacaatttatattctagaagttcataataacaatactaaaaaATACACAGTTTAAGACCCTGTCCATGGTATAGCAACTGAGAAACAACGTACACGTACTTAACTCATTTCTATCTATTGATGATTCTATTCTGGTCCACATATTTTACAcccaaattagaagtattaaaattgaattttggtttagAAATAAGGTAGCTGAGTTGATAATTCAGATATTACTAATGACTCCAAGTCCAAGTCTACCCAACTTAATTTCTGGGTCACATTAAGCAATAGACCAATTAAGTCATCCTAAAATGCTATTCACCATCTTTGTATATATGGATCATCCATGCATTTTGGTTTTCAGTCTTTTTAGCTTAATTAATTGTTTGAAAATAATGCTGTAGCTGAGCCTCTTCATCATGCCTTCTATCTATTCTTCTTCCTTCATTTCTCCTTGCCAAATTCACAATCTTCAACCACTGAAAGGGCTATTTCACTTGAGaaacacatatataaaatacttgCAGAAACCAAAGATGAAGCCTAATTGCACTAGTTTTTCCTACAATGTTTTCTTTCCCTATTTCTATCTGCAATCAATCtctgtttttcttcttccatttgTGTTGCTCATCTTCTTTACTCCTCCATGTTCACCAGTTTCTCTCCCTGGGCATTTCAGGGACTCGCAGCAGCTATTGTCATTCAAAGCTAGTATTTTTAACCAAAGCCCACTTCAAAACTGGGTATCATCCTCCACAAACCCCTGTAGCTTCACTGGCATTACATGCAAAGGATCAAGGGTCTCTTCTATAAATCTCACAAACACTATGCTCAGCATAGATTTTGGCTTGGTTTCTTCTTTCTTGCACAATCTTGAAAACTTGGAGAGTCTTGTGTTGAAGAACACCAATCTCAGCGGAAATATTCCAGAATTGAGTTTCAAAGTTCTGTCATATTTGGACCTTTCTGACAACAATTTTACTGAAAATTTTCCTTCATTTCAAGACTGCTCTAGTTTACAACATCTT contains these protein-coding regions:
- the LOC116016768 gene encoding receptor protein kinase CLAVATA1-like encodes the protein MSMELPSSNEPASKSEKTQPSKPNHTMIVTCVVIAAAVILIIGIGILMRVFRPRVGRRKERDGLEWSMISFQRLKFNKWDILGGLIDENLIGNGGSGKVYRVITKKGQKVAVKSIRHEQKERQGLMEKQFLAEVKILGGIWHNNIVKLLCCIRGKTTKLIVYEYMDKQCLHKWLHGKKRGLITQVLQWERRLKIAIGAAQGLCYLHHSCSPPIVHRDIKSSNILVDSDFNARIVDFGLAKMMASEGDPETAYAIVGTFGYIAPEYGNTRKVDAKSDIYSFGVVLLELTTGREAVTRNEDMNLAQWAHKHLREGNSAADALDEEIKDPRYLEAMITVFKLGLACTLSSPSSRPSMKDISQILQRCSENSHMSTES